The following proteins are encoded in a genomic region of Glycine max cultivar Williams 82 chromosome 18, Glycine_max_v4.0, whole genome shotgun sequence:
- the LOC100819962 gene encoding uncharacterized protein, with protein sequence MLQPRAFRPYIPISSSTSAPSFSSPNPNDSVTSPSLHGHANNATTSSRSLKNPTSFCHNYRIAIALVPSALFLLDLGGTTVVATLVVGLMISYILDSLNLKPAAFFAVWFSLIFSQLAFFLSASPSLFSAFNSSLAVAVLASFLCAHTTFLLGVWSSLNFKWLLLENPSIAVSLERLLFACLPISASALFAWASIAAVGITNAAYYLAAFNCCFYLLFSVPRVSSFKAKHEARYHGGEAPRDSFILGPLESCLHTLNLLFVPLLFHIASHYSLVLSSPASFCDLLLLFFVPFLFQLYASTRGALWWITTNPDQLHSIRVVNGAVALVFVVVALEVRVVFHSFGRYIQVPPPLNYVLVTLTMLGGASAAAAYAMGMVFDALSSVAFTTSAIVVSAAGAVVVGFPLLFLPLPAVAGFYLARFFEKKSLISYFAFVILGSLMVTWFVLHNFWDLNIWMAGMSLKSFCKLIIANSVLAMAIPGLALLPLKLNFLSEAGLISHALLLCYIENRFFNYSSIYYYGFEDEVMYPSYMVVMTTLLGLALVRRLSVDHRIGGKAVWILTCLFSSKLAMLFISSKSVVWVSAVLLLAVSPPLLLYRDRSKTTSRMKPWQGYAHACVVALSVWFCRETIFEALQWWNGRSPSDGLILGFCILLTGLACVPIVAIHFSHILSAKRCLVLVVATGLLFILMQPPLPVSLSYRSDLIKTARHSADDISIYGYIAGKPTWPSWLLIIAILLTLASVTSIIPIKYIVELRTFYSIAMGVALGIYIAAEYFLWAGILHVLIVVSMVCASVFVVFTHLPSATSTKLLPWVFALLVALFPVTYLLEGQLRIKNILEDSEIGNLGEEEKKLTTLLAIEGARTSLLGLYAAIFMLIALEIKYKLASILREKVIDSGGIRQNHSSQSASASFLPRMRFMQHRRATTAPSFTVKRMAADGAWMPAVGNVATVMCFAICLVLNVNLTGGSNRSIFFLAPILLLLNQDSDFVAGFGDKHRYFPVTVIISAYFVITALYSIWEDVWQGNSGWGLQIGGPDWIFVVKNLALLILTFPSHILFNRYVWSHTKQSDSPPWITLPLNLLPIACTDVLKIKILGILGVIYSLAQYLITRQQYISGLKYI encoded by the exons atgcTGCAACCCCGCGCATTCCGTCCCTACATACCCATATCTTCCTCCACCAGCGCCCCTTCCTTCTCCTCCCCAAACCCTAACGACTCCGTTACTTCGCCGTCGCTTCACGGCCATGCCAACAACGCCACCACCTCTTCCAGATCCCTCAAGAACCCTACCTCCTTCTGCCACAACTACCGTATCGCCATCGCCCTGGTCCCCTCCGCCCTCTTCCTCCTCGACCTCGGCGGCACCACCGTGGTCGCCACCCTGGTGGTGGGCCTCATGATCTCCTACATCCTTGACTCCCTCAACCTGAAGCCCGCCGCCTTCTTCGCCGTGTGGTTCTCCCTCATCTTCTCCCAGCTCGCTTTCTTCCTCTCCGCCTCCCCCTCCCTCTTCTCCGCCTTCAACTCCTCCCTTGCCGTCGCCGTCCTCGCCTCCTTCCTCTGCGCCCACACCACCTTCCTCCTCGGCGTCTGGTCCTCCCTGAACTTCAAGTGGCTCCTCCTCGAAAACCCTTCCATCGCCGTCTCCCTCGAGCGCCTCCTCTTCGCCTGCCTCCCCATCTCTGCCTCCGCCCTCTTCGCCTGGGCCTCCATCGCCGCCGTGGGCATCACCAACGCCGCCTACTACCTCGCCGCCTTCAACTGCTGCTTCTACTTGCTCTTCTCCGTCCCCCGTGTTTCCTCCTTCAAGGCCAAACACGAGGCACGCTACCACGGCGGCGAGGCCCCCCGTGACAGCTTCATCCTGGGCCCACTCGAGAGCTGCCTCCACACTCTCAACCTTCTCTTCGTCCCTCTCTTGTTCCACATCGCCTCTCATTACTCCCTCGTTCTCTCTTCCCCTGCTTCCTTCTGCGaccttctccttctcttcttcGTCCCTTTCCTCTTTCAGCTTTATGCTTCCACCCGAGGGGCGCTCTGGTGGATCACCACCAACCCCGACCAGCTCCACAGCATCCGCGTTGTCAACGGCGCCGTTGCCCTGGTGTTTGTCGTCGTTGCATTGGAGGTCAGGGTCGTCTTCCATTCCTTTGGGAGGTACATTCAGGTTCCCCCGCCACTCAATTATGTTCTTGTCACTCTCACCATGCTTGGAGGGGCTTCTGCTGCTGCCGCTTATGCCATGGGTATGGTTTTTGATGCCCTCAGCTCTGTTGCCTTCACTACTTCCGCTATTGTGGTCAGTGCTGCTGGAGCAGTTGTTGTGGGCTTTCCCTTGCTG TTCCTCCCTCTGCCTGCAGTTGCTGGCTTTTATTTGGCTCGTTTTTTTGAAAAGAAGAGTCTAATATCGTACTTTGCTTTTGTTATTCTTGGAAGTTTGATGGTTACATGGTTTGTTCTGCACAATTTCTGGGATTTAAATATTTGGATGGCAGGCATGTCCCTTAAATCTTTTTGTAAACTCATAATAGCAAATTCTGTCCTGGCTATGGCTATTCCTGGTTTAGCTCTTCTACCTTTAAAGCTGAACTTTTTATCTGAGGCTGGTCTGATAAGCCATGCATTGCTCTTATGCTACATTGAGAACCGATTTTTCAATTACTCTAGCATTTACTATTATGGATTTGAGGATGAGGTGATGTATCCTAGCTATATGGTTGTGATGACAACTTTATTGGGTTTGGCTTTGGTGAGAAGGCTATCTGTAGATCATCGAATTGGAGGAAAAGCAGTTTGGATTTTGACTTGCCTCTTTTCTTCAAAGCTGGCCATGTTGTTTATTTCATCAAAGTCCGTTGTATGGGTTTCAGCAGTTCTCTTGTTGGCTGTTTCTCCTCCATTGCTTCTTTACAG GGATAGATCCAAAACAACTTCTAGGATGAAACCATGGCAAGGTTATGCACATGCCTGTGTAGTTGCCTTGTCTGTATGGTTTTGCCGTGAAACAATTTTTGAAGCCCTCCAGTGGTGGAATGGAAGGTCTCCTTCAGATGGTTTAATTTTGGGTTTCTGCATACTGTTGACTGGATTGGCTTGTGTTCCAATTGTTGCTATTCATTTCTCTCATATTTTg TCTGCCAAAAGATGTTTAGTGCTGGTAGTGGCAACTGGTctactttttattttgatgcagCCACCTCTTCCTGTGTCATTGTCTTACCGGTCAGACCTAATCAAGACTGCCCGTCACTCTGCAGATGATATCTCCATTTATGGCTATATAGCTGGCAAGCCTACCTGGCCTTCTTGGCTTCTTATTATTGCAATTTTGCTGACTCTGGCATCAGTTACATCTATTATACCCATTAAATACATTGTTGAATTGCGGACATTTTACTCCATTGCTATGGGGGTTGCCCTTGGTATCTACATTGCTGCTGAATACTTTCTCTGGGCTGGCATTCTGCATGTTCTCATTGTTGTCTCTATGGTTTGTGCCTCTGTTTTTGTTGTCTTCACTCATCTACCATCTGCTACAAGCACAAAGCTTTTGCCCTGGGTATTTGCTCTACTTGTAGCTCTCTTTCCTGTTACTTATCTTTTGGAGGGCCAGctgagaattaaaaatattcttgaaGATAGTGAGATAGGAAATTTGGGTGAGGAGGAGAAGAAGCTTACAACATTGCTGGCAATAGAGGGTGCCCGGACATCCCTTCTTGGTCTATATGCAGCAATCTTCATGCTTATAGCCTTGGAGATAAAGTATAAACTTGCTTCAATTTTGCGGGAGAAGGTTATTGATTCAGGTGGAATTAGGCAAAATCATTCCAGTCAAAGTGCATCTGCTAGTTTCCTGCCAAGAATGAGGTTTATGCAGCATCGTCGGGCTACTACAGCACCCTCCTTTACAGTTAAGAGGATGGCTGCTGATGGAGCCTGGATGCCTGCTGTTGGCAACGTTGCCACAGTAATGTGCTTTGCTATATGTCTAGTCCTGAATGTTAACCTTACTGGTGGCTCAAACCGCTCCATATTTTTCCTGGCTCCTATTCTGCTGCTGCTTAACCAAGATTCGGATTTTGTTGCTGGTTTTGGGGACAAACATAGATATTTTCCAGTGACTGTAATCATCTCGGCCTACTTTGTTATAACTGCCCTCTACAGCATATGGGAAGATGTTTGGCAAGGAAATAGTGGATGGGGTCTTCAAATCGGTGGGCCAGACTGGATTTTTGTGGTGAAGAATTTGGCCCTCCTCATTCTTACCTTCCCCAGTCATATACTTTTCAACAGGTACGTGTGGAGCCATACCAAGCAGAGTGACTCACCCCCGTGGATAACTTTGCCTCTTAATCTGCTTCCTATTGCATGTACAGATGTACTCAAGATTAAGATCTTGGGTATATTGGGAGTTATATATTCCCTGGCCCAATATCTAATTACTAGGCAACAATATATCTCTGGTCTAAAGTACATCTAA